The proteins below are encoded in one region of Alistipes communis:
- a CDS encoding RHS repeat domain-containing protein: MELQTNFAYNSLNLLEKAMRNDTIVAKYSYLADGTKLSAVNADDCGFAYRGSFTYRADAGGDRVFESTPFGGGRIVGTVDDETEVRYFLTDHLGSVRVVATDQNNLLERNDYQPFGKRWVTPSLPVSDNRDRFNGKEDQAFAGLPFSDYGARMYDRERGRWLSQDPLQQYHSPYVFCGNNPIRLIDLDGMEARDSTSVMIPPVIVYPSEDGEGGGHSDSFWWSLIPGYSLYEIYEAFKSSFK; encoded by the coding sequence ATGGAACTGCAAACGAATTTTGCATACAACAGTCTGAATCTGTTAGAAAAAGCCATGCGGAACGATACGATTGTCGCGAAATATTCGTACCTTGCAGATGGTACGAAACTCTCTGCGGTGAATGCCGACGACTGCGGTTTTGCGTATCGGGGTTCTTTTACATACCGTGCGGATGCCGGAGGCGACCGTGTATTCGAGAGTACGCCGTTCGGCGGCGGACGAATCGTGGGGACGGTCGACGATGAAACCGAGGTTCGTTATTTCCTGACCGATCATTTGGGAAGCGTGCGTGTCGTGGCGACAGACCAAAACAACCTCCTCGAACGCAACGACTACCAGCCTTTCGGCAAACGCTGGGTAACGCCTTCGTTGCCTGTTTCGGACAACCGAGACCGGTTCAACGGCAAGGAAGATCAGGCATTCGCAGGCTTGCCGTTCTCGGACTACGGCGCCCGAATGTACGACCGAGAACGAGGACGATGGCTCTCGCAAGATCCTTTGCAGCAATACCATAGTCCGTATGTTTTCTGCGGGAACAATCCGATCCGGTTGATCGATCTCGATGGAATGGAGGCCCGTGATTCGACGAGTGTGATGATCCCTCCGGTTATCGTTTATCCTTCCGAAGATGGTGAAGGAGGTGGGCACAGCGACTCTTTCTGGTGGTCTCTCATACCCGGTTATTCACTTTATGAGATTTATGAAGCCTTTAAATCAAGTTTTAAATAG
- a CDS encoding DUF6377 domain-containing protein, translating to MKLGMSSAQTRFFHVVLLICLSGLSGCYGEKPDELTDCLDHAIDNKVSFIREKDRTIEEAKRMLRADSLSAEHEYDINLKLYEEYRKYILDSAVRYVERNLEIARELKSSRKIYQSLLQLAPLYSFSGRYIDSQAVLKSIDPSQLPEEMLSRYYEVCIQFYDHYGLASSNKYHDIKTALRDSLMKTAAPRSRTYRSNRVTQLMNSGDPSNYALAERILADLLAQTPRDTPDYASSNHQLAKLYQRMNRLDLAKKYYTISAITDIRCAIKETSALQNLALIYFDAGDEKRAFKYAQSAIEDAVFGGAQVRTTQMAEFYTMVNAAFRDKEAAAKHNLQWSLLLISLLSLSLILLIAQILKQMKNISKIKERLSESNVRLTEQNREIIETNSLLTESNMVKEQYITQFFDLHSNYIDKFETYRKSLNRLAVNRQMEELFKQLKSNRLIEHEIDELYTHFDNIFLGMYPNFVSDFNALLKKDEQIVPKSGHLLNRELRIYALLRLGITDSAKIASFLRCSISTVYNYRTKVRNCALVSRDDFEIRVRKIGGERVGTSK from the coding sequence ATGAAGCTCGGTATGTCGTCAGCACAAACAAGATTCTTTCACGTAGTTTTGCTGATATGTTTATCCGGACTTTCAGGTTGTTACGGTGAAAAGCCGGACGAACTGACCGATTGCCTGGATCATGCTATCGACAACAAGGTATCATTCATCCGGGAAAAAGACCGAACGATCGAAGAGGCAAAACGGATGCTTCGAGCGGATTCGCTCTCCGCAGAACATGAGTACGATATAAATCTGAAACTCTATGAGGAGTACCGAAAATACATCCTCGATTCGGCGGTGCGCTACGTCGAGCGGAATCTCGAAATCGCTCGCGAACTCAAATCCTCTCGAAAAATATATCAATCGCTGCTGCAACTGGCGCCGTTATACTCTTTCTCCGGCCGGTATATCGACTCCCAGGCGGTTCTGAAATCGATCGATCCTTCGCAGCTCCCCGAAGAGATGCTCAGCAGGTATTACGAAGTCTGCATCCAATTTTACGACCATTACGGTCTGGCCAGCTCGAACAAATACCATGATATCAAGACGGCGCTGCGCGATTCGCTAATGAAAACAGCTGCTCCCCGATCCAGAACGTATCGTTCGAATCGCGTGACACAGCTTATGAACAGCGGCGATCCGTCGAACTACGCTCTTGCCGAAAGGATACTTGCGGACCTTCTCGCTCAAACGCCGAGAGACACTCCCGATTATGCCAGTTCGAATCATCAGCTGGCCAAACTCTACCAACGGATGAACCGACTCGATCTGGCCAAGAAATACTACACGATTTCTGCCATAACGGACATCCGGTGCGCTATCAAGGAGACCTCCGCCCTTCAAAATCTAGCACTTATCTATTTCGACGCAGGCGATGAGAAACGGGCTTTCAAATATGCCCAGTCTGCCATCGAGGATGCCGTATTCGGCGGTGCGCAGGTTCGTACCACGCAAATGGCGGAGTTTTATACGATGGTCAACGCCGCATTTCGCGATAAAGAGGCCGCTGCAAAACACAACCTTCAGTGGTCGCTACTACTCATCAGTTTGTTGTCCCTATCTCTTATTTTGCTTATCGCTCAGATCCTCAAACAGATGAAAAATATATCCAAGATCAAGGAGCGACTCTCCGAGAGCAATGTCCGACTGACGGAGCAAAACCGGGAAATCATCGAAACGAATAGTCTGCTTACCGAATCGAATATGGTCAAGGAACAGTATATCACTCAATTCTTCGACCTGCATTCGAACTACATCGACAAATTCGAAACCTACCGTAAATCGTTGAACAGGCTGGCTGTAAACCGGCAAATGGAGGAACTTTTCAAGCAATTGAAATCGAACCGGTTGATCGAACATGAAATAGACGAACTGTATACCCATTTCGACAACATATTTTTGGGGATGTATCCCAATTTCGTCTCCGATTTCAATGCCCTGTTGAAAAAAGATGAACAGATCGTTCCCAAATCCGGGCATCTTTTGAACAGGGAACTTCGCATTTACGCGTTACTGCGGCTGGGTATTACCGATAGTGCCAAGATCGCTTCGTTCCTGCGCTGCTCGATCTCTACCGTATATAATTATCGCACGAAAGTGCGCAATTGCGCACTCGTCTCACGCGATGATTTCGAAATCCGGGTGCGAAAGATCGGCGGAGAACGTGTCGGCACGAGCAAGTGA
- a CDS encoding MGH1-like glycoside hydrolase domain-containing protein, with product MKNAITTLLTLLVLVSCRPHRTGSGMMFETDCPKVNEAWELAVKTVRYNIRDSILAAGADYGGEWTRDVAINTWNGTDLFIPEVMERSLWHVTDGRRTVGHQYWDKIIWVQGAYYHYLLTRDTNFLKEAYICSRNTMKQLETVAYDPSYGLFTGPSVFNDGISAFEEPIYDASKPDLSGVMRHNTQNIKCLSTNCVYYMAYRALNEMHRILGETEHVEYAGKAETLKENIRRNFFSPRGKLYYAIDEQGGVHKHQEALGNAFAILSGIVTPLEGHLTLIRNETTEYGVPSITPTFKRFSKERPGRHNRLIWPFVNAFYAEAALVTGDWDIFEHEFRAMAALALDEDNGNYNFYEIFDPETGKPEGGNQAGRAVWHSRRHQTWSATGYMTMVCQGICGLRPNPDGIEIRPYLPRGINRLSIKGLKFGKMTLDIDLQGQGYRIVDFRVDGRKSANHFIAADETGRRHIEIRLDRPRFP from the coding sequence ATGAAAAATGCCATTACAACTCTTTTGACACTCCTCGTGCTGGTTTCGTGCAGGCCTCATCGTACCGGCTCGGGGATGATGTTCGAAACAGATTGTCCAAAAGTAAACGAAGCGTGGGAATTGGCCGTGAAGACGGTCCGTTACAATATTCGCGACAGCATTCTGGCGGCAGGTGCCGACTATGGCGGAGAGTGGACCCGCGATGTGGCCATCAATACATGGAACGGGACGGATCTGTTCATCCCCGAGGTGATGGAACGCTCCCTGTGGCATGTAACCGACGGGCGACGAACCGTCGGACATCAATATTGGGATAAGATCATTTGGGTGCAGGGAGCCTATTATCACTATCTGCTTACCCGCGATACGAATTTCCTGAAAGAAGCCTATATCTGCTCGCGCAATACGATGAAACAGCTCGAGACGGTGGCTTACGATCCGAGCTACGGCCTGTTCACGGGACCCTCGGTGTTCAACGACGGCATATCGGCATTCGAAGAACCCATTTACGATGCATCCAAACCGGACCTTTCGGGCGTCATGCGGCATAATACGCAGAATATAAAGTGTCTGAGCACGAACTGTGTTTATTATATGGCGTATCGGGCTTTGAACGAGATGCACCGGATATTAGGAGAAACCGAGCATGTCGAGTATGCAGGCAAAGCTGAAACATTGAAGGAAAATATCCGCCGAAATTTCTTCAGTCCGCGGGGAAAACTCTATTATGCTATCGACGAGCAAGGCGGAGTTCATAAGCATCAGGAGGCATTGGGAAATGCCTTTGCCATTCTCTCCGGTATCGTAACCCCTCTGGAAGGACACTTGACGCTGATTCGAAACGAAACGACCGAGTACGGAGTCCCTTCGATCACGCCGACATTCAAGCGATTTTCCAAAGAGCGTCCCGGACGGCACAACCGTTTGATCTGGCCCTTCGTCAATGCCTTTTATGCAGAAGCCGCCTTGGTGACCGGTGACTGGGATATTTTCGAACACGAATTCAGGGCGATGGCGGCCTTGGCGTTGGATGAAGATAATGGAAATTACAATTTCTATGAGATATTCGATCCCGAAACAGGGAAACCGGAAGGTGGAAATCAGGCCGGCCGCGCCGTATGGCACTCCCGCCGCCACCAGACTTGGTCGGCGACAGGATACATGACTATGGTCTGTCAGGGTATCTGCGGCCTTCGTCCAAATCCGGACGGCATAGAGATACGGCCCTATCTGCCGAGAGGAATCAATCGGCTGTCTATCAAAGGACTAAAATTCGGGAAGATGACACTCGACATCGACTTGCAGGGACAAGGTTACCGAATCGTCGATTTCCGGGTCGACGGCCGGAAATCCGCGAATCATTTCATCGCGGCGGACGAGACAGGACGGCGACACATCGAGATCCGGTTGGATCGGCCTCGATTCCCGTGA
- a CDS encoding endonuclease/exonuclease/phosphatase family protein translates to MKKLLASLFFVFTTLFTYGQQLHVASYNVRYANPADEQRGNGWSQRCPVICNQIAYESFDLVGMQEVLKSQFDDLSNRLSRDYGCIGVGRNDGKTSGEYAPIFYKKDRFILLDSGCFWLSETPDKPSVGWDAKYPRICSWAQLQDRNTGNTLYFLNTHFDHVGKQARKESACMIVKWIRRHSDCGETILVGDFNVDQRSESYRELVKTGFLTDSFEAAPIRMAATGTVNGFDPQRWTGQRIDHVLVTRGIEVLRYGLLTNPYWSVDCAGNREARLPSDHYPVSVYLTIP, encoded by the coding sequence ATGAAAAAGTTACTTGCATCCTTATTCTTTGTCTTCACGACGTTGTTCACGTATGGACAGCAGCTTCATGTGGCATCCTATAATGTCCGGTATGCGAACCCGGCCGATGAACAACGAGGCAATGGGTGGAGCCAGCGATGTCCGGTCATCTGCAATCAGATCGCCTACGAGTCGTTCGACCTGGTCGGCATGCAGGAGGTTCTTAAATCCCAGTTCGACGACTTGTCGAACCGTTTGTCTCGTGACTACGGTTGTATCGGAGTCGGCCGCAACGACGGCAAAACGTCCGGCGAGTACGCTCCGATATTCTATAAAAAAGATCGCTTCATCCTGCTGGATTCCGGCTGTTTCTGGTTGTCGGAAACTCCCGATAAGCCGAGCGTGGGATGGGATGCGAAATATCCGCGTATTTGCAGTTGGGCACAATTGCAGGACCGAAACACCGGAAATACCCTGTACTTCCTGAATACGCATTTCGATCACGTCGGAAAGCAGGCTCGGAAGGAGAGCGCCTGCATGATCGTGAAGTGGATCCGCAGGCATTCGGACTGCGGAGAGACGATTCTGGTCGGAGACTTCAATGTGGATCAACGCAGCGAAAGCTACCGGGAACTCGTAAAGACTGGATTCCTGACGGACTCTTTCGAAGCGGCACCCATTCGCATGGCTGCCACCGGAACGGTCAACGGATTCGACCCGCAGAGATGGACCGGCCAGCGTATCGACCACGTTCTGGTCACTCGAGGCATCGAAGTCCTCCGCTACGGTTTGCTAACGAACCCCTATTGGTCGGTGGACTGCGCGGGAAATCGGGAAGCCCGCCTGCCGTCGGACCACTATCCCGTCAGCGTATACCTAACGATTCCGTAA
- a CDS encoding MFS transporter: MNPLSFFRKSAPSAPFAGDDAARMKLYRKLRFQSFIAGTVGYSLYYVCRTSLNVVKKPILESGALDATQLGIIGSALLFAYAIGKFVNGFLSDHSNIKRFMAAGLCVSAVANLLVGVLGFAGGAGLAGNMTLFVAFAVMWGVNGWAQSMGAPPAIIALSRWYPLSKRGTYYGFFSASHNLGEFLSFLFVGAVVGIFGWQWGFVGSSVAGVLGVAVIVFLLHDTPESKGLPPIEVLTGEESPGQSHDHGSTSDLQRSVIRNPFVWVLALSSAFMYVSRYAVNGWGVLFLQEVKGYSLALATQVISVNALLGIVGTVFSGWLSDTLFHGRRNVLAFGFGVLNTVALCLFLYSGDGILVNMLSMVLFGMAIGVLICFLGGLMAIDIVPREATGAALGIVGMASYIGAGLQDIVSGWLINEGKTVVDGVARYDFEAAALFWIAASALSFILALCVSKRSHI, encoded by the coding sequence ATGAACCCTCTCTCTTTCTTTCGAAAAAGCGCGCCGTCGGCACCCTTCGCGGGAGACGACGCGGCGCGCATGAAACTGTATCGGAAACTCCGCTTCCAGAGTTTCATCGCCGGTACGGTCGGTTACAGTCTCTATTACGTCTGCCGCACGAGTCTCAACGTGGTCAAGAAACCGATTCTCGAAAGCGGGGCGCTCGACGCCACGCAGCTGGGTATCATCGGTTCGGCGCTGCTGTTCGCCTATGCCATAGGCAAATTCGTCAACGGCTTTCTCTCCGACCACAGCAACATCAAGCGCTTCATGGCGGCCGGACTGTGCGTCTCGGCCGTCGCCAACCTGCTGGTCGGGGTGCTGGGATTCGCGGGCGGCGCGGGCTTGGCGGGCAACATGACGCTGTTCGTCGCCTTCGCCGTGATGTGGGGCGTCAACGGATGGGCGCAATCGATGGGCGCACCACCTGCGATCATCGCGCTGTCGCGGTGGTATCCCCTGAGCAAACGCGGCACTTACTACGGTTTTTTCAGCGCCAGCCACAACCTCGGCGAATTCCTGTCGTTCCTCTTCGTCGGGGCCGTCGTCGGCATCTTCGGCTGGCAATGGGGCTTCGTCGGCTCGTCGGTGGCGGGCGTGTTGGGCGTAGCGGTGATCGTCTTCCTGCTTCACGACACCCCTGAATCCAAAGGATTGCCTCCGATCGAGGTGCTGACCGGCGAGGAGTCACCCGGACAGAGCCATGACCACGGTTCGACCTCCGACTTGCAGCGTTCGGTCATCCGCAATCCCTTCGTCTGGGTGCTGGCCCTGTCGAGCGCCTTCATGTATGTCTCGCGCTATGCCGTCAACGGTTGGGGCGTGCTGTTCTTGCAGGAGGTCAAGGGCTACTCGCTGGCTCTGGCCACACAGGTCATTTCGGTCAACGCGCTGCTGGGCATCGTCGGGACGGTCTTTTCGGGCTGGTTGTCCGATACGCTGTTTCACGGACGCCGCAATGTGCTGGCCTTCGGTTTCGGCGTGCTGAATACCGTCGCGCTGTGTCTGTTCCTCTATTCGGGCGACGGCATACTCGTCAACATGCTGAGCATGGTGCTCTTCGGTATGGCAATCGGCGTGCTGATCTGCTTCCTCGGAGGTTTGATGGCCATCGACATCGTACCCCGCGAGGCAACCGGCGCGGCCCTGGGCATCGTCGGCATGGCCAGCTACATCGGCGCGGGGTTGCAGGACATCGTGAGCGGGTGGCTCATCAACGAGGGAAAAACGGTCGTCGACGGCGTCGCTCGCTACGATTTCGAGGCCGCAGCCCTCTTCTGGATCGCGGCCTCGGCCCTTTCGTTCATCCTCGCGCTATGCGTGTCGAAGCGCTCGCATATCTGA
- a CDS encoding SusC/RagA family TonB-linked outer membrane protein: protein MATLALATADTAFAFNALSKPQLPPKPSTAKSGSGTAAPAPSAQRSQPSASSDKTVTVTGIVRDEAGKPMSGVGVIVKGMLTGTVTGTDGSYALKARPNDELSFSFLGYKTQEVFVGSKSTIDITLVDEAQAIDGVVVTALGLKRDEKSLGYAASKVDGDVLASSATSTNWLSGLTGQVAGLTLQQTGAGAGGSMRVTLRGESSLDLSNNGALFVIDGVPMFNTSSGMGESAYAIDYGNGTGDINPDDIDNITVLKGPAATALYGSEAANGAIVITTKSGDKEDGNVSVTFSSDFVAEVVNTSPDLQYVYGQGGTKGHDTFHYGEPVDGNEVTTTDATSWGPKMDGTPYYQFYDEKRGIGLDQNGLRVKTPFVSYGNWFKDYFKTGWTTTNSLSLSAKLNRNNSMRLSISDTRSESITPNSPAMRQSIKLNSHNKVNNWLSMNTSITYYRRDCDNLPQMGYGQASVMYSLWCMAPNINMDWARDYWIDPGVQQNANLTGAKNNPYFVAYECLNTLDRDRIFGNTSLDLHLYKGLDLMLRGGIDFSRDHRTMRQPKSSYSQRYGMYREGNVSSLQLSTDFLLKYGRKLGAGFDMKLNFGGSIINRMFRETTQTAEQLKQPGVYSLANSVERVKPNNYDYERQTNSLYGLIQISWRDAVFLDITGRNDWSSTLPVNNNSYFYPSVSASVLLNELIDFGAARNVVNLVKLRGSFAQVGHDTQPYRTTDYLSSSDFAGNYQIPGTMNNANLRPEIVSSWEVGLDLRMFRNRLGVDLAYYNNTSKDLIVNMPVSSASGVTKRFANAGTIRNYGWELQINGTFVKTRDVQWKAYVNWSKNRNEVVDLGEGVDSWIVASYSSHAYMTAYKGGSLSAMYGLGYKRAPEGAYIVEKDGSITNVSGQIIVDENGYPQYSDELQYIGECTPDWKGGFGTSVKWKGLTVSVAFDGQHGGNVYSYTNAVLGTRGKGSFTLAGRYDGLVLDGVNQLPDGNFIRNTHKTADIVEYYGLAYAFQNCEQNFVSTEFLKLREIRIAYEFPRQLLARSKFIKGLSLSVYGRNLYCWSKFPGWDPEGAFMRGASVVPGFEMLQMPGTATFGGNVRITF, encoded by the coding sequence TTGGCAACGTTGGCTTTGGCGACGGCCGACACGGCTTTCGCCTTCAACGCCCTGTCGAAACCGCAACTCCCGCCAAAACCTTCGACGGCGAAGTCCGGGTCCGGTACGGCTGCTCCGGCACCCTCCGCACAGCGTTCGCAACCCTCCGCATCGTCGGACAAGACGGTAACCGTAACGGGTATCGTCCGCGACGAGGCTGGCAAACCGATGTCCGGTGTGGGTGTTATCGTCAAGGGCATGCTCACGGGCACGGTGACGGGTACCGACGGCTCCTATGCACTCAAGGCGCGTCCCAACGACGAGCTGTCGTTCAGCTTTCTCGGCTATAAGACGCAGGAGGTCTTCGTGGGCAGCAAATCGACCATCGACATCACACTCGTGGACGAGGCGCAGGCCATCGACGGGGTCGTCGTCACGGCTTTGGGCCTCAAACGCGACGAGAAATCGCTCGGCTACGCCGCCTCCAAGGTCGACGGTGACGTCCTCGCATCATCCGCGACATCCACCAACTGGCTCTCGGGTTTGACGGGACAGGTTGCCGGACTGACATTGCAGCAGACAGGTGCCGGCGCGGGCGGTTCGATGCGCGTCACGCTTCGCGGCGAGTCATCGCTCGACCTGAGCAACAACGGAGCGCTGTTCGTCATCGACGGCGTGCCGATGTTCAACACCTCGTCGGGCATGGGCGAGTCGGCGTATGCCATCGACTACGGCAACGGTACGGGCGACATCAACCCCGACGATATTGACAACATCACGGTGTTGAAGGGCCCTGCGGCCACGGCTCTCTACGGTTCGGAGGCCGCCAACGGTGCTATAGTCATCACCACCAAGTCGGGTGACAAGGAGGACGGCAACGTCAGCGTGACCTTCTCGTCGGATTTCGTCGCCGAGGTCGTCAATACGTCGCCTGATTTGCAGTACGTCTATGGCCAGGGCGGTACCAAAGGACACGATACGTTCCATTACGGCGAGCCGGTCGACGGCAACGAGGTTACGACCACCGACGCTACATCGTGGGGTCCCAAGATGGACGGTACGCCTTACTACCAGTTCTACGATGAGAAGCGCGGTATCGGCCTCGATCAGAACGGTCTGCGCGTCAAGACGCCGTTCGTCAGCTACGGCAACTGGTTCAAGGACTATTTCAAAACGGGTTGGACAACGACCAACTCGCTGTCGCTGTCGGCCAAGCTCAACCGCAATAACTCGATGCGGCTCTCGATATCCGACACGCGCAGCGAGTCGATTACACCCAACTCACCCGCCATGCGACAATCGATAAAGCTCAATTCGCATAACAAGGTCAACAATTGGCTGTCGATGAATACGTCGATCACTTACTATCGCCGCGATTGCGACAACCTGCCGCAAATGGGTTACGGCCAAGCGTCGGTCATGTACTCGCTGTGGTGCATGGCGCCCAACATCAACATGGACTGGGCACGCGATTACTGGATCGATCCGGGCGTGCAACAGAATGCCAACCTGACGGGCGCCAAGAACAATCCCTATTTCGTGGCCTACGAATGCCTCAATACGCTCGACCGCGACCGCATCTTCGGAAACACGTCGCTCGACCTGCATCTCTACAAAGGTCTCGACCTGATGCTGCGCGGCGGTATCGATTTTTCGCGCGACCACCGCACCATGCGCCAGCCCAAAAGCTCCTATTCGCAGCGTTACGGCATGTATCGTGAGGGAAATGTCAGTTCGTTGCAATTGAGCACGGACTTTCTGCTCAAGTACGGCCGCAAGTTGGGCGCCGGATTCGACATGAAGCTCAATTTCGGCGGCAGCATCATCAACCGCATGTTCCGCGAAACAACCCAAACGGCCGAGCAGCTCAAACAACCCGGCGTTTACTCGCTGGCAAACTCCGTAGAGCGCGTCAAGCCGAACAACTATGACTACGAACGCCAGACCAACAGCCTCTACGGTCTGATTCAAATCTCGTGGCGCGATGCCGTGTTCCTGGACATTACGGGTCGTAACGACTGGTCGAGTACGCTGCCCGTGAACAACAATTCCTATTTCTATCCGTCGGTATCGGCGAGCGTACTGCTCAACGAACTCATCGACTTCGGTGCGGCGCGCAACGTCGTCAATTTGGTGAAACTGCGCGGCAGCTTCGCACAAGTGGGACACGACACCCAACCCTACCGTACGACCGACTATCTTTCGTCGTCGGATTTCGCCGGCAATTATCAGATACCGGGTACGATGAACAATGCCAACCTCCGTCCCGAGATCGTATCGTCGTGGGAGGTGGGTCTCGACCTGCGCATGTTCCGCAACCGATTGGGTGTCGATCTGGCGTATTACAACAACACCTCGAAAGACCTCATCGTGAACATGCCGGTCAGCTCGGCTTCGGGTGTGACCAAGCGTTTCGCCAATGCCGGAACCATTCGTAACTACGGCTGGGAGCTTCAGATCAACGGTACGTTCGTCAAGACGCGCGACGTGCAGTGGAAGGCGTATGTCAACTGGTCGAAGAACCGCAACGAAGTAGTCGATCTGGGCGAAGGCGTCGATTCGTGGATCGTGGCTTCCTACTCGTCGCACGCTTACATGACCGCCTACAAGGGCGGTTCGCTCTCGGCGATGTACGGACTGGGGTACAAACGCGCTCCCGAAGGAGCGTACATCGTCGAGAAGGACGGCAGCATCACGAACGTATCGGGACAGATCATCGTCGATGAGAACGGTTATCCCCAGTACAGCGATGAATTGCAGTACATCGGCGAGTGTACGCCCGACTGGAAGGGCGGTTTCGGCACGAGTGTCAAGTGGAAGGGGTTGACCGTGTCGGTTGCTTTCGACGGCCAGCACGGCGGAAACGTCTACTCTTATACCAACGCCGTTCTCGGCACACGGGGCAAAGGCAGCTTTACGCTCGCCGGACGTTACGACGGACTGGTTCTCGACGGAGTGAACCAGTTGCCCGACGGCAACTTCATTCGCAATACCCACAAGACGGCCGACATCGTCGAGTACTACGGTCTGGCATATGCTTTCCAGAACTGCGAGCAGAACTTTGTCAGCACCGAATTCCTCAAACTGCGCGAGATTCGCATCGCATACGAGTTTCCGCGCCAGCTGTTGGCAAGGAGCAAGTTCATCAAGGGACTGTCGCTCTCCGTCTACGGCCGTAACCTCTATTGTTGGTCGAAGTTCCCGGGGTGGGATCCCGAGGGCGCCTTCATGCGCGGTGCGTCGGTAGTTCCCGGATTCGAGATGTTGCAGATGCCCGGAACAGCGACGTTCGGCGGCAACGTAAGGATAACTTTCTAA
- a CDS encoding SusD/RagB family nutrient-binding outer membrane lipoprotein, translating into MNINRNAVQNTTATTFVQPTVFNYEYRMINRSFTLTSQLMQYTVGHQQNADKISNYRIQNSVAAGYWNDFYSVGGNAQAMLEQAKKDKNDAALAVASIIKVIAMSTLTDAYGDVPYFEALQGYTSGGTEFTPRYDSQKEIYRDMFRLLEEANTLLAQSKENFDASEDYMYKGDIKKWRKLGNSIYLRLLMRAALKDEVDVETESLFAVSKLNQIFSYPADYPVFESREDAADVPFNDAVAAQQTPFFSWRAGSWNSNMICERLMNEMYVLDSDENVILSDPRLNFYFDNKRVGAPTQVTYQELVPYVDIVAHYNRGLIQNRDHFSIMCFSEIWFIWAEAAHRKWISGTAKSYYDRAVAESVYEWNPDASESIVSSFLSNPLVSLDGLRDDAALERIMTQKWISTVLVGIEAWCDYRRTGYPEMPVKSLAGNDSVLPTRLLYPADEEFRNPVNYDEAVNGWLGGVNNMKTEVWWADHNQKRKKE; encoded by the coding sequence ATGAACATAAACCGAAACGCCGTGCAGAATACGACGGCCACTACGTTCGTGCAGCCGACCGTCTTTAACTACGAGTACCGCATGATCAACCGGTCGTTCACACTGACCTCGCAACTCATGCAGTATACGGTCGGCCACCAGCAGAATGCCGACAAAATCAGTAACTATCGCATTCAAAACAGCGTTGCGGCGGGCTATTGGAACGATTTCTATTCGGTCGGCGGCAATGCGCAGGCAATGCTCGAGCAAGCCAAGAAGGACAAGAACGATGCGGCGCTGGCCGTCGCCTCCATCATCAAGGTCATCGCCATGTCCACTCTGACCGACGCCTACGGCGATGTGCCCTATTTCGAGGCGTTGCAGGGATATACTTCGGGCGGTACGGAATTCACGCCCCGCTACGACAGCCAAAAGGAGATCTACCGCGATATGTTCCGGCTACTCGAGGAGGCCAATACGCTGCTGGCGCAGTCGAAGGAGAACTTCGACGCTTCGGAGGACTACATGTACAAGGGAGACATCAAGAAATGGCGCAAGCTGGGTAACTCGATCTATCTGCGTCTGTTGATGCGTGCGGCGCTCAAAGACGAGGTCGATGTCGAGACCGAGAGCCTCTTCGCCGTGTCGAAACTCAACCAGATTTTCTCCTATCCGGCGGACTATCCTGTTTTCGAGAGCCGCGAAGACGCTGCCGATGTGCCTTTCAACGATGCGGTAGCCGCCCAGCAGACGCCGTTCTTCTCGTGGCGTGCCGGCAGCTGGAACAGCAATATGATCTGCGAACGGCTGATGAACGAGATGTACGTGCTCGACTCCGATGAAAACGTGATCTTGTCCGATCCGCGTCTGAACTTCTATTTCGACAACAAACGCGTGGGTGCGCCCACGCAGGTTACCTATCAGGAGCTGGTCCCCTATGTGGATATCGTGGCCCACTACAACCGCGGCCTGATCCAGAATCGCGACCACTTCTCGATCATGTGCTTCTCGGAAATATGGTTCATCTGGGCGGAGGCGGCGCATCGCAAGTGGATATCGGGAACGGCCAAGAGCTACTACGACCGAGCCGTCGCCGAGTCGGTCTACGAATGGAATCCCGATGCCTCCGAGTCGATCGTATCGTCGTTCCTTTCGAATCCTTTGGTATCGCTCGACGGACTCAGGGACGATGCCGCACTCGAACGTATCATGACCCAGAAATGGATATCGACCGTTCTGGTCGGTATCGAGGCATGGTGCGACTACCGCCGTACGGGATATCCCGAGATGCCGGTCAAGTCGCTTGCGGGCAACGACAGCGTGCTGCCGACTCGCCTGCTCTATCCTGCCGACGAAGAGTTCCGCAATCCCGTCAACTACGACGAGGCCGTCAACGGCTGGCTGGGCGGGGTGAACAACATGAAAACCGAGGTTTGGTGGGCTGACCACAACCAGAAGAGAAAGAAAGAATAA